The Linepithema humile isolate Giens D197 chromosome 7, Lhum_UNIL_v1.0, whole genome shotgun sequence genome has a window encoding:
- the LOC105667658 gene encoding uncharacterized protein produces the protein MFKLILVMAVAVVATTCAPTPEPRPTPIPAPAPGPLPPPLLPVYPLVYPSPYAKVYPYHPYHPYPLAYYNSYKYLYPGSLYGY, from the exons ATGTTCAAACTG ATTCTCGTGATGGCTGTCGCAGTGGTAGCGACCACATGCGCACCGACGCCGGAACCGAGACCGACGCCGATACCGGCACCAGCACCGGgcccgctgccgccgccgctgctgccCGTTTATCCGTTGGTCTACCCGTCGCCCTACGCAAAGGTGTATCCGTATCACCCGTATCACCCGTATCCTCTGGCGTATTACAACAGCTATAAATACCTCTACCCGGGTTCGCTTTACGGCTACTGA
- the LOC105667580 gene encoding uncharacterized protein, whose translation MAEKKNKFLSIRIARFLMKMIGFWPAESKAEERLLNGLLIYTIVAVAGALWTEATEFFYFSMGDFYAITYTACSTMPVVIILLKISFFLIHRKHMLNMLRYTQDHFWYAQYDEYGSKLLEEIDKKGKILMITFTFFVQGTVFTYMLTPIIENRGKNESERILPFNVWLGIPTNVTPIFEILFVFQILVLVHSGLCFCCFDNLLSLLNLHIAGQFKLLQHRLETILERINRVDTVKSFDERKKREMYEEIKRCIVLHQELIWYCEQIQHIFMYSTLCQLLVSGIMLCVAGFQVFLAQGTFVRRLIFIAHTNGCFFQLFIITLTANDLMLESCAVGNAAYNADWQVLSHKDNRRVRNAILFIIMRCTRACSISAGGFFPVSLETFMAVLSTAASYFTLLRKFTDQQLRKKSQRICVSLVHGRGGVEKITRCGMTRNKEYRSVSITRLFMKMVGLWDVETPRERLLLRAAFGYAVWQIVFAILVEGVDLYHCLGDFYAVTYNLCTTLLLIMILVKLGSFFFYRDTVMELIRVAEKNFWNVDYDETSARILEEYDKLGMSIIYTFTFIVYAATFNYIFAPLFEHDKTNETEKVLPFKLWIEFPYHSPYYEVTYVIQSLSTFHSGICTFCFDNFVSTFNIHVAAQLKILAYKVEVIVEQCIDKVTDQKHLSETDVAALTFKKLQDCVQQHLKLIYYVRNLQRVFAIILLGQLLLSSVVICFGGFQFLAADVFIRKCIFAFHFVGGVIQLLLYTWTCNDIIVQSTAICDAAYNSKWYLLPSSGSGMALRKGLIMIMVRARRPCALTAGQFGVISLETFMGILSTAMSYFTLLRQMSEEI comes from the exons ATggcggaaaaaaagaataaatttctgtCGATACGAATAGCGAGGTTTCTCATGAAGATGATAGGCTTTTGGCCTGCCGAGTCGAAAGCCGAAGAACGATTATTAAACGGACTTTTGATCTACACAATAGTTGCAGTTGCCGGAGCTCTGTGGACAGAAGCGACCGAATTTTTCTACTTCAGCATGGGTGATTTTTAC GCCATTACATACACTGCTTGTAGCACTATGCCGGTAGTCATAATTTTGCTAAAGATAAGCTTCTTTCTAATTCATCGGAAACACATGCTGAATATGCTAAGATATACGCAGGATCATTTTTGGTACGCCCAGTATGATGAATACGGCAGCAAACTTTTGGAAGAGATCGATAAAAAGGGAAAAATACTAATGATCACGTTTACATTCTTCGTTCAAGGAACCGTTTTCACCTATATGCTGACTCCCATAATCG aaaacaGAGGGAAAAACGAAAGCGAAAGAATACTTCCTTTCAATGTCTGGCTCGGAATTCCGACAAACGTCACGCCTATTTTTGAAATACTATTCGTTTTCCAG ATTTTAGTGCTCGTCCATTCGGGCCTGTGCTTTTGTTGCTTCGATAATCTTCTTAGTCTATTAAACTTGCATATTGCCGGCcaattcaaacttttgcaacaCCGATTGGAAACCATTCTCGAGAGAATCAATCGAGTCGATACCGTAAAGTCGTTCGACGAGAGGAAAAAACGGGAAATGTACGAAGAGATTAAAAGATGCATAGTGTTGCATCAGGAACTGATTTGGTACTGTGAACAAATACAACATATCTTCATGTACTCGACTCTTTGTCAGCTGTTGGTATCAGGCATCATGCTCTGCGTCGCGGGCTTTCAAGTGTTTTTG GCTCAAGGTACTTTCGTCAGGCGGTTGATATTCATCGCTCATACGAACGGTTGCTTCTTTCAACTGTTCATCATTACGCTAACGGCGAATGACTTAATGCTCGAGAGCTGCGCGGTCGGCAACGCGGCGTACAATGCCGATTGGCAAGTTTTATCCCACAAAGACAATAGAAGAGTCAGAAATGCTATTTTGTTCATTATAATGCGTTGCACGCGTGCCTGCTCCATATCCGCCGGCGGTTTCTTCCCAGTTTCTCTCGAGACGTTCATGGCG GTGCTCAGCACCGCAGCGTCCTACTTCACCTTGCTACGCAAATTCACGGA ccAACAGCTGAGGAAAAAATCTCAACGTATTTGCGTATCTTTAGTacat GGTCGCGGTGGCGTGGAGAAAATCACGAGGTGCGGCATGACGCGCAATAAGGAGTACCGATCGGTAAGTATCACGCGACTCTTCATGAAAATGGTCGGTCTTTGGGACGTCGAGACACCGCGGGAACGGCTGCTCCTGCGCGCCGCGTTCGGCTATGCCGTTTGGCAAATTGTCTTCGCCATTCTCGTCGAGGGCGTCGATCTGTATCACTGCTTAGGTGATTTTTAC GCCGTCACGTACAATTTATGTACGACGTTGCTGCTAATAATGATACTGGTGAAGCTAGGTAGCTTCTTCTTCTACCGCGACACGGTGATGGAGCTGATTCGTGTCGCcgaaaagaatttttggaaCGTCGATTACGACGAGACCAGTGCGCGAATTCTAGAAGAGTACGATAAACTAGGGATGAGCATAATATACACCTTCACGTTTATCGTCTACGCCGCGACGTTCAATTACATCTTTGCGCCTCTTTTCG aGCATGACAAGACGAATGAAACGGAGAAGGTTCTGCCGTTCAAACTGTGGATCGAATTTCCATATCACTCGCCGTATTACGAGGTCACTTACGTCATTcag TCACTTTCGACGTTCCACTCGGGTATCTGCACTTTCTGTTTTGACAATTTCGTAAGCACGTTCAACATCCACGTGGCCGCGCAGCTGAAAATCTTGGCCTACAAAGTGGAAGTCATCGTCGAGCAGTGCATCGACAAAGTGACAGATCAAAAACATCTGTCGGAAACAGATGTTGCGGCACTCACGTTCAAGAAATTGCAGGATTGTGTGCAGCAGCACCTCAAGCTCATATATTATGTGCGTAACTTGCAACGCGTGTTCGCCATTATATTACTTGGACAATTACTCCTCTCCAGTGTAGTCATCTGCTTCGGTGGATTTCAATTTCTC GCGGCGGACGTGTTTATCAGAAAGTGTATCTTTGCTTTCCACTTCGTGGGTGGCGTTATCCAGCTACTTCTTTATACGTGGACGTGTAACGACATAATAGTGCAAAGCACAGCTATCTGCGATGCCGCTTATAACTCCAAGTGGTATCTTCTGCCCAGTAGTGGTTCAGGAATGGCACTGAGGAAAGGGCTAATTATGATCATGGTCAGAGCACGCCGACCGTGTGCATTAACCGCTGGACAATTCGGGGTTATATCCTTGGAAACTTTTATGGGG ATATTAAGTACTGCGATGTCATATTTTACGTTATTACGACAAATGAGCGAAGAAATATAG
- the LOC105667654 gene encoding uncharacterized protein, which produces MPIDCYYFPPSPPCRTVMLLAKALGVHFNYKIVNVMNGDNMQPEFIQMNPQHVIPTIDDNGFVLWESRPIMAYLVSKYAKNDSLYPKDPKQRAMVDQMLYFDAGRLYYNMIKCYVPVFRGLANSINETDLERVEKSFEVLNTLLEGKEFAAGDNLTIADFAISTTICTVLCFDFDIGRYDNVAAYYERCKENLERFGFEEVHAMGVKAFTEMYHANLQESTRTCKLVRQSAIISPRASRDYYLQRASRIFADFKMPIDLYLVLGSAPCRAVRLTAAAIGLHINLKFTNLEAGEHLKPEYLKMNPQHTVPTLDDNGLYLSESRAIMAYLVNQYGKDDSLYPKDPKKRALVDQRLYFDAGTLYSSFGDYYYTLIYNGVTLDQAGYEKMNTALSFFDKFLEGENYAAGKTLTIADLTLVVTIANYKVVEHDLSKYSNILRWFDKVQKEIPKYNELEGAAIQAMKEFAARRKKLTRSRSSNSSVAVQAAYELHAHFFPRSKYFTQNSRNLRPNMQLYYFPVSSPCRAVLLTAEAIGLEMELIELNISVGEHMTPEYGELNPQRTIPFLVDDDLKISESRAIMAYLVDQYGENDALYPRNPEARGIIDQRLYFDIDTLFASIFHYYLVVLRREADTYNQAQYEILTDAFKILDTFLEGQDYVAGANMTIADFALVASVTTALACGFNVEEYANVTNWLERMQTSAPGYEKANGEPIEMFKQFVEASLSNEEEGEKEEDEEEGEKDEEEGEKEEEEENE; this is translated from the exons ATGCCGATTGATTGTTACTACTTCCCGCCGAGTCCACCTTGTCGCACCGTTATGTTACTCGCGAAAGCTTTAGGCGTCCATTTTAACTACAAAATCGTGAACGTCATGAACGGGGACAATATGCAGCCGGAATTTATACAG atgaaTCCGCAACACGTGATACCAACTATCGATGATAACGGCTTTGTTCTGTGGGAAAG TCGTCCAATTATGGCGTACTTGGTGAGCAAATACGCGAAAAATGATTCTCTTTATCCGAAAGATCCGAAACAGAGGGCAATGGTTGATCAGATGCTGTACTTCGATGCCGGCCGTCTCTATTacaatatgataaaatgttaC GTTCCGGTATTTCGGGGCCTGGCTAATTCAATTAACGAGACAGATCTGGAACGAGTGGAAAAATCATTCGAGGTGCTGAACACTCTCCTCGAAGGTAAGGAATTCGCGGCTGGCGATAACCTGACTATCGCCGATTTCGCTATCAGTACGACTATCTGCACAGTGCTG TGCTTCGACTTCGACATCGGCCGTTACGATAACGTTGCCGCGTATTACGAACGTTGCAAGGAAAATTTGGAGAGATTCGGATTCGAGGAGGTGCACGCCATGGGTGTTAAAGCGTTTACCGAGATGTACCACGCGAACCTGCAAGAATCTA CTAGAACATGCAAGTTGGTTAGACAGTCCGCTATAATCTCGCCGCGCGCCTCCAGAGACTACTATCTCCAG CGCGCGTCGCGCATTTTCGCAGATTTTAAGATGCCCATCGATCTTTACCTAGTTCTCGGAAGTGCCCCATGCCGGGCTGTGCGTTTGACGGCGGCGGCCATAGGGCTGCAtataaacttgaaatttacCAATCTTGAAGCCGGCGAACATCTGAAACCCGAATATCTTAAG ATGAATCCACAGCATACAGTGCCTACACTAGATGACAATGGCTTATACTTGTCGGAAAG TCGTGCTATTATGGCCTATTTGGTCAATCAATATGGCAAAGATGATTCTCTCTACCCGAAAGACCCTAAGAAACGAGCTTTGGTTGATCAAAGGCTATACTTCGACGCAGGAACTCTGTATTCATCGTTTGGTGATTATTAC taTACGTTGATATACAACGGCGTTACTTTGGATCAAGCAGGATACGAAAAGATGAATACCGCATTGTCCTTCTTCGATAAGTTTCTAGAAGGCGAAAATTACGCAGCGGGAAAGACTCTAACTATCGCTGACCTTACCTTGGTCGTAACGATTGCTAATTACAAG GTTGTAGAGCACGATCTAAGTAAGTACAGCAACATTTTGCGATGGTTTGATAAAGTACAAAAAGAAATTCCTAAGTACAATGAGCTCGAAGGCGCCGCTATACAGGCAATGAAAGAATTCGCCGCTAGGAGGAAGAA ATTGACGAGAAGTCGCAGTTCCAACAGTTCAGTCGCCGTACAAGCTGCTTACGAACTGCATGCGCATTTCTTTCCGcgaagcaaatattttactcaAAATTCAcg CAATTTAAGGCCGAACAtgcaattgtattattttcctGTGAGCTCGCCTTGCCGAGCTGTATTGCTCACGGCAGAAGCGATTGGGCTCGAAATGGAATTGATAGAATTAAACATATCTGTTGGCGAACATATGACACCGGAATACGGAGAG TTAAATCCGCAAAGGACAATTCCCTTCTTAGTCGATGACGATCTCAAAATATCAGAAAG TCGAGCTATTATGGCTTATTTGGTTGATCAATACGGCGAGAATGATGCATTGTATCCGCGAAATCCAGAGGCGCGCGGAATAATTGATCAACGATTATACTTTGATATCGATACACTCTTTGCGagtatatttcattattat CTGGTTGTGTTGAGAAGAGAGGCCGATACATACAATCAAGCgcaatatgaaatattgacGGACGCATTCAAAATCCTAGACACATTTCTCGAAGGGCAAGATTACGTGGCTGGAGCTAATATGACAATCGCCGACTTTGCCTTGGTTGCATCTGTGACCACAGCATTG gCATGTGGTTTTAATGTGGAAGAATATGCAAACGTTACAAACTGGCTGGAAAGGATGCAAACGTCTGCACCTGGATATGAGAAAGCTAATGGTGAGCCAATCGAGATGTTCAAACAATTTGTAGAAGCATCACTGAGTAacgaagaagaaggagaaaaagaagaagatgaagaagaGGGAGAAAAGGATGAAgaagagggagaaaaagaagaagaagaagaaaatgaataa